In the Solibacillus sp. FSL K6-1523 genome, one interval contains:
- a CDS encoding GGDEF domain-containing protein produces MKSLWVKLLLSLLLFTVIIVSVITLVNRQLLIQDIKQQQHDGRTLIENHILSDMQAVDKAYLYLDYSYSESMEVELRSLQKYYESNPDIYSWDINEIKNRTGMDFFIIDEHNKVIIATYEPSVGLDFSECCVNFAALLDDRRNSGEYYSDGIDISAVTNELWRYSYLATKDRKYLLEMGSELKNSPIFESFNFLETVKNLVMKYDDLNNVEIIGDEGFLLGAKDDVKTIQQLSPELKIAYNESYENSEKVEVLIESKDGIVETHQFIPYLAKDQLGNSTKRIIYIEYNNYTELQLLKKNTQNFWIILVIAMGTAGLLLLIILKILNTTILSATYDPLTGVYNRSSYIQYMEQLILKKDNAHIGLLLIDLDNFKQVNDQHGHLKGDEVLKQLAAILKEVVSKKSSVVRFGGDEFAIVVEDANEQALHKLASEVITCVRKKQQEHSGWDLLTVSIGGTIQETPQEEEVSIFMRCDQALYESKNKGKDQYTFISTT; encoded by the coding sequence ATGAAAAGTTTATGGGTAAAATTACTTCTTAGTTTATTATTATTTACAGTCATTATCGTAAGTGTTATCACACTAGTAAATAGACAATTATTAATTCAAGACATAAAGCAGCAACAGCATGACGGGCGTACGCTCATCGAAAATCATATTTTATCAGATATGCAAGCGGTAGATAAAGCATATCTTTATTTGGATTATTCCTATTCAGAAAGTATGGAAGTAGAGTTGCGTTCTTTGCAAAAATATTACGAATCCAATCCGGATATTTATTCATGGGATATAAATGAAATTAAAAATCGAACAGGAATGGATTTTTTCATTATTGATGAACACAATAAGGTTATTATAGCAACCTATGAACCGAGCGTAGGATTAGACTTTTCAGAATGCTGTGTAAATTTCGCCGCATTATTAGATGACAGAAGAAATAGTGGGGAGTATTACTCTGATGGCATAGATATTTCGGCAGTTACGAATGAATTATGGAGATATAGCTATTTAGCAACGAAAGATCGAAAGTATTTATTAGAAATGGGTAGTGAGTTGAAAAATTCCCCTATTTTTGAATCGTTCAATTTTTTGGAAACCGTAAAAAACTTAGTGATGAAATATGATGATTTAAACAATGTGGAAATTATAGGTGATGAAGGTTTTTTATTAGGAGCGAAAGATGACGTAAAGACGATTCAACAATTAAGTCCGGAGTTAAAAATAGCATATAACGAATCCTACGAAAACAGCGAAAAAGTTGAAGTTTTAATAGAATCAAAAGATGGAATTGTTGAAACACATCAATTTATTCCATACTTAGCTAAAGACCAGCTTGGCAATTCCACGAAGAGAATCATTTACATAGAGTATAATAATTATACAGAATTGCAACTTTTAAAAAAGAATACACAAAATTTTTGGATTATTTTAGTTATCGCGATGGGAACGGCGGGTTTATTGCTGTTAATTATCTTAAAAATTTTGAATACTACCATTCTTTCGGCAACGTACGATCCGTTGACTGGGGTATATAATCGTTCCTCATATATACAATATATGGAACAATTAATTTTGAAGAAAGATAATGCGCACATTGGCTTATTATTAATTGATTTGGACAATTTTAAACAAGTAAATGATCAACATGGGCATTTAAAAGGGGATGAAGTGCTCAAACAATTAGCAGCAATTTTGAAAGAAGTTGTTAGTAAAAAAAGCTCTGTCGTACGGTTTGGTGGGGATGAGTTTGCGATTGTTGTAGAGGATGCCAATGAGCAAGCACTACATAAATTGGCGAGTGAAGTAATAACATGTGTCCGAAAGAAACAGCAAGAACATTCCGGATGGGATTTATTAACGGTCAGCATTGGGGGGACGATTCAAGAAACGCCTCAGGAAGAGGAAGTTAGTATTTTCATGCGGTGTGATCAGGCACTTTACGAATCTAAAAACAAGGGGAAAGATCAATATACATTTATTTCAACTACCTAA
- a CDS encoding hemolysin family protein — protein MTTIINLTIFAVLIALTAFFVATEFAIVKVRQSRIDQLVAEGKSGSLSAKNVTTHLDEYLSACQLGITVTALGIGMVGESTFEFILNPLFNTIGIPTDYIHWFTIGGAFFLATFFHVVVGELAPKTIAIQKAEAVTLAFSKPIQIFYKIMFPLIWLLNGSSRLLLRAFGMQPANEHEISHTEEELRLLLSESYKSGEINMNELKYVNNVFEFDDKIAREIMVPRTDIVGFDVHATFEEVLTQVSEERYTRYPVYDGDRDTILGFLNIKDFLTLGMSNRIHPATFKLEDFINPVIRTIETTPIQNLLQIMQKKRIHIAILLDEYGGTSGMVTVEDILEELVGEIRDEFDDDEIPEIRKVGDDHYLVYSKALLDDIAKLLHLELEDPNIDTIGGWYFSNMPDLNIEDSFIHEGYEFKINEIDGHQIQYLEIKKVAPVEITENA, from the coding sequence TTGACCACAATAATAAACTTAACGATTTTCGCGGTGTTAATCGCTTTAACCGCATTTTTTGTAGCGACCGAATTCGCTATTGTAAAGGTAAGACAATCTCGTATTGATCAACTTGTTGCAGAAGGAAAGTCTGGATCTTTATCTGCTAAAAATGTTACAACTCATTTAGATGAATATTTATCAGCCTGTCAGTTAGGGATTACTGTAACTGCACTTGGTATCGGTATGGTTGGTGAATCGACATTCGAATTCATCCTTAACCCACTATTCAACACAATTGGGATTCCAACTGACTATATTCATTGGTTCACAATTGGTGGAGCTTTCTTCTTAGCTACATTTTTCCACGTAGTTGTTGGAGAATTAGCACCAAAAACGATTGCGATCCAAAAAGCAGAGGCCGTAACATTAGCTTTCTCAAAGCCTATACAAATATTCTATAAAATTATGTTCCCTTTAATTTGGTTATTAAATGGTTCTTCTCGTTTGTTATTAAGAGCTTTTGGTATGCAGCCTGCAAACGAACATGAAATTTCTCATACAGAAGAGGAATTAAGATTATTACTTTCAGAAAGTTACAAATCAGGCGAAATTAATATGAACGAATTAAAGTATGTAAATAATGTATTTGAATTCGATGATAAAATAGCACGTGAAATCATGGTCCCTCGTACAGATATCGTTGGCTTTGATGTGCATGCAACGTTTGAAGAAGTATTAACACAAGTTTCAGAAGAACGCTATACACGTTATCCTGTTTACGATGGTGACCGAGATACGATTTTAGGTTTCTTAAACATTAAAGACTTTTTAACGCTTGGTATGAGTAATCGAATTCATCCTGCAACCTTTAAGTTAGAAGATTTTATTAACCCTGTTATTCGCACTATCGAAACAACACCAATTCAAAATTTATTACAAATTATGCAAAAGAAACGTATTCACATTGCGATTTTATTAGATGAATATGGTGGTACGAGTGGTATGGTGACAGTTGAAGATATTTTAGAAGAGCTTGTCGGTGAAATTCGTGATGAATTTGACGATGATGAAATTCCTGAAATCCGAAAAGTTGGGGATGATCATTACCTCGTTTATTCAAAAGCTTTATTAGATGATATTGCAAAATTATTACATCTTGAATTAGAGGATCCAAATATTGATACAATTGGTGGCTGGTATTTTTCAAATATGCCCGATTTAAATATTGAAGATTCTTTCATTCATGAAGGCTATGAATTTAAAATTAATGAAATTGACGGACACCAAATTCAATATTTAGAAATTAAAAAAGTAGCCCCAGTGGAAATTACAGAAAACGCTTAA
- a CDS encoding MerR family transcriptional regulator yields MTKRTIDYYTNIGLLSVERSVTNYRYYDQAMIERIHWIEDQKKRGKCLEEIHILLSPIASVHEEIDVQEIRLQMRKLEKDVALLMAKLDDNEKQKLKKKVSLESAALMQSLILILNT; encoded by the coding sequence GTGACAAAGCGTACAATTGACTACTATACAAATATAGGACTTCTTTCAGTTGAGCGTTCCGTAACGAATTATCGCTATTATGATCAGGCGATGATTGAACGCATTCATTGGATTGAAGATCAAAAAAAACGCGGAAAATGCTTGGAAGAAATTCATATCTTATTGTCTCCAATAGCTTCCGTACATGAAGAAATAGATGTGCAAGAAATTCGACTTCAAATGCGCAAACTTGAAAAAGATGTCGCTTTGCTTATGGCGAAATTAGATGACAATGAAAAGCAAAAATTAAAGAAAAAAGTGTCCCTTGAAAGCGCGGCACTTATGCAGTCCCTTATATTAATCTTAAATACCTAG
- the xerD gene encoding site-specific tyrosine recombinase XerD — translation MQSLQDPIEDYLHFIKVERQLSENTLQSYKRDLIAYARHLHAKQDIQSFNVVTRHHILNFLDSLRAASKSSKTISRQISSIRSFHQFLLREKVAEQDPTVHLEMPKKEQTLPKVLSIEEIDALIAAPTIEKPQGVRDIALLELLYGSGMRISELIDLNLEDVHITMGFVRVFGKGGKERIIPLGRGAIHSCTKYLEEARPELLGNAPKNDAFLITQRGKRFTRQGCWKIIKGHALTAGIQKEITPHVLRHSFATHLIENGADLRAVQELLGHADISTTQIYTHVSKTRLSEVYKQFHPRA, via the coding sequence ATGCAATCATTACAAGATCCAATTGAAGACTATCTTCACTTTATTAAAGTAGAACGTCAACTTTCTGAGAATACGCTGCAATCTTATAAAAGGGATTTAATTGCTTATGCACGTCATCTACATGCCAAGCAAGATATTCAATCCTTTAATGTTGTTACACGTCATCATATTTTAAATTTTTTAGATAGTTTACGGGCTGCCTCTAAATCGTCTAAAACCATTTCAAGACAAATATCGTCGATCAGGTCCTTTCATCAATTTTTATTGCGTGAAAAAGTAGCTGAGCAAGATCCGACAGTGCATTTAGAAATGCCAAAAAAGGAGCAAACATTGCCAAAAGTATTATCAATTGAAGAAATCGATGCATTAATAGCTGCGCCAACAATTGAAAAACCACAAGGTGTGCGGGATATCGCGTTATTAGAATTATTGTATGGTTCAGGTATGCGTATTAGTGAATTAATCGATTTAAATTTGGAGGATGTTCACATTACGATGGGTTTCGTTCGTGTGTTTGGTAAAGGTGGTAAAGAGCGAATTATCCCTTTAGGGAGAGGAGCCATTCATTCGTGCACAAAATATTTAGAAGAAGCAAGACCTGAATTATTAGGAAATGCTCCAAAAAATGATGCGTTTTTAATTACTCAGCGAGGGAAACGTTTTACAAGACAAGGTTGTTGGAAAATTATTAAAGGCCATGCGTTAACAGCAGGGATTCAAAAAGAGATTACACCGCATGTATTGAGGCATTCATTTGCGACGCATTTGATTGAAAATGGGGCGGACTTACGAGCGGTTCAAGAGTTATTAGGGCACGCGGACATTTCAACGACCCAAATTTATACACATGTAAGTAAAACAAGATTGTCGGAAGTTTATAAGCAATTCCATCCAAGGGCATAA
- the deoB gene encoding phosphopentomutase, with the protein MKRFKKIHVIVMDSVGIGEAPDAHLFGDVGSHTLGHIAEKMDGLTMPTMAKLGLSNIHELKGIEKAENPRAFYGMMQEASVGKDTMTGHWEIMGLNIDKPFKVYPEGFPLALVEKIEAATGRKVICNLPYSGTQVIDDYAKEHMETGALIVYTSADPVLQIAAHEEVIPVEELYKICEIVREMTLEPEFLVGRIIARPFVGTPGNFTRTSNRHDYALTPFGRTTMAEMKDAGLDVIAIGKISDIFNGDGVTESIRTKNNTDGMDKMVEVVKRDFHGLSFLNLVDFDANFGHRRDPLGYGEALEEFDRRLPEVLAELSDEDLLIVTADHGNDPTFEGTDHTREFVPLLVYSPRFEKGSQLPLRETFADIAATIAENFDIEAPEFGVSFLNELK; encoded by the coding sequence ATGAAACGATTTAAAAAAATTCACGTTATTGTAATGGATTCAGTAGGGATTGGCGAAGCACCCGATGCACATCTATTTGGAGATGTAGGTTCACATACGTTAGGTCATATCGCTGAAAAAATGGATGGATTAACGATGCCTACAATGGCCAAGTTAGGATTATCGAATATTCATGAACTAAAAGGGATTGAAAAAGCAGAAAATCCACGCGCATTTTATGGCATGATGCAAGAAGCGTCTGTTGGAAAAGATACAATGACTGGACACTGGGAAATAATGGGGTTAAATATTGATAAACCGTTTAAAGTATACCCAGAAGGCTTTCCACTAGCATTAGTTGAAAAAATAGAAGCAGCTACAGGTCGCAAAGTTATTTGTAATTTACCATATAGCGGGACACAAGTAATTGACGATTACGCGAAAGAGCATATGGAAACAGGCGCCCTTATTGTTTACACATCAGCGGATCCTGTTTTACAAATTGCTGCACATGAAGAAGTCATTCCAGTTGAAGAATTATATAAAATTTGTGAAATTGTACGTGAAATGACACTTGAACCGGAATTTTTAGTTGGACGCATCATTGCACGTCCATTCGTAGGGACACCAGGCAACTTTACACGTACGTCAAACCGTCATGATTATGCATTAACACCATTTGGTCGCACAACAATGGCGGAAATGAAAGATGCAGGATTAGACGTAATTGCTATAGGTAAAATTTCGGACATCTTTAATGGCGACGGTGTAACAGAATCAATTCGTACAAAAAATAATACTGATGGCATGGATAAAATGGTAGAAGTCGTTAAGCGTGATTTCCACGGCTTGAGTTTCTTAAATTTAGTTGATTTCGACGCCAATTTCGGGCATCGTCGTGATCCACTTGGGTACGGAGAGGCGCTTGAAGAATTTGACCGCCGTTTACCGGAAGTTTTGGCGGAGTTGTCAGATGAAGATTTATTAATCGTTACAGCAGATCATGGGAATGACCCAACATTTGAAGGAACAGATCATACGAGAGAGTTTGTTCCATTACTTGTTTATTCACCACGTTTTGAAAAGGGATCACAATTACCGTTACGCGAAACGTTTGCGGATATTGCTGCAACAATTGCAGAAAACTTTGACATTGAAGCACCTGAATTTGGGGTAAGCTTTTTAAATGAGTTGAAATAA
- a CDS encoding pyrimidine-nucleoside phosphorylase: MRMVDIIEKKRDGGELSKEEIQFFVKGYTDGSIPDYQASALCMAIYFQDMTDQERADLTMAMVESGDQIDLSAIAGIKVDKHSTGGVGDTTTLPLAAMVAAVGVPVAKMSGRGLGHTGGTIDKLEAIEGFHVEISNDKFAKQVNEIGMAVIGQSGNLTPADKKLYALRDVTGTVSSIPLIASSIMSKKIAAGADAIVLDVKTGDGAFMKTVEDSKLLAQAMVKIGNNVGRKTMAIISDMSQPLGFAIGNALEVKEAIDTLKGNGPEDLNELCYALGAQMVVLGGKAETIEEARKMLEEVVANGAALEVLKKFITAQDGDASVVDEPSRLPQAQFKIEVPAKESGYISKIEADDIGTAAMLLGAGRATKESEIDLAVGLILRKKIGDSVKQGDSLMTIYSNQQNVDAVLEKIYKHVHISNNKVTAPKLIEAVITE; encoded by the coding sequence GTGAGAATGGTTGATATTATTGAGAAAAAACGTGATGGTGGAGAGCTGTCAAAAGAAGAAATCCAATTTTTCGTAAAAGGATATACAGACGGCTCGATTCCTGATTATCAAGCAAGCGCATTGTGTATGGCCATTTACTTTCAAGATATGACAGACCAAGAACGCGCGGATTTAACGATGGCGATGGTGGAATCAGGTGATCAAATTGATCTTTCTGCAATAGCAGGGATCAAGGTAGATAAGCACTCTACTGGTGGTGTTGGTGATACAACGACATTGCCGTTAGCTGCTATGGTTGCTGCAGTGGGTGTACCTGTTGCGAAAATGAGTGGTCGTGGGTTAGGGCATACGGGAGGAACGATTGATAAGCTAGAAGCAATTGAAGGCTTCCATGTCGAAATTTCTAATGACAAGTTCGCAAAACAAGTGAACGAAATTGGTATGGCAGTTATCGGTCAATCCGGAAATTTAACCCCTGCAGATAAAAAGCTATACGCTTTACGGGATGTAACAGGCACAGTATCAAGTATCCCGTTAATTGCAAGTTCCATTATGTCGAAAAAAATTGCTGCGGGTGCGGATGCGATTGTGCTTGATGTGAAAACAGGCGATGGCGCATTCATGAAAACGGTTGAAGATTCGAAACTGTTAGCACAAGCAATGGTGAAAATCGGTAACAATGTAGGTCGTAAAACAATGGCGATTATTTCGGATATGAGTCAGCCTTTAGGATTTGCGATTGGTAACGCATTAGAAGTAAAAGAAGCGATTGACACATTAAAAGGCAATGGTCCTGAAGATTTAAACGAATTATGCTATGCACTTGGCGCTCAAATGGTTGTGTTAGGTGGAAAAGCAGAAACAATCGAAGAAGCACGAAAAATGCTAGAAGAGGTTGTTGCAAATGGTGCTGCTTTAGAAGTATTGAAGAAATTTATTACTGCGCAAGATGGTGATGCATCGGTAGTAGATGAACCATCACGTCTGCCGCAAGCGCAATTTAAAATCGAAGTGCCAGCAAAGGAATCAGGCTATATTTCAAAAATTGAAGCGGATGATATCGGTACGGCAGCGATGCTATTAGGTGCAGGGCGTGCGACGAAGGAATCTGAAATCGATTTAGCTGTTGGGCTTATTTTACGTAAAAAAATTGGGGATTCAGTAAAACAAGGCGATTCTCTTATGACGATTTATTCAAATCAACAAAATGTAGATGCTGTATTGGAGAAAATTTATAAACATGTTCACATCTCAAATAATAAAGTAACTGCACCAAAACTAATTGAAGCGGTAATTACAGAATAA
- a CDS encoding SulP family inorganic anion transporter, producing the protein MKIKWSGRYEGYSIGHLKKDLLSGIIVGIIAVPLAMSFAIASGVNPEYGIYTAIIAGILISLLGGSKYQIGGPTGAFVPVLLGIVLVYGYENLLIAGLMAGIMLVLMGVFKLGTLIKFIPRPVTVGFTAGIAVIIFTGQVANFLGLSNMQQHEKFHLNILEIATHLTTLNMYSVLVAIISLVLILLTPRLLPKVPGALVGIVLSSIIAILFLQDQVATIGSTYGTIPNTLPHFRIPEITWERIYLLLGPAFVIAMLGGIESLLSAVVADGMTGDKHHSNRELIGQGVANIVTPFFGGIPATGAIARTATNIKTGAASPMSGIIHGVFVLLTLLVLAPLAVHIPLASLAPVLMIVAWNMSERHHFLHILKQKSGDSLVLLITFLLTVFMSLTFAVQVGLILAVVLFAKRMSEMLIVTKVLPDLNINEGKLQADIVSQTHDCPQISVYTIEGPLFFGAAQTFEQAIMNTVQSKPSVLILRMEKVPFIDSTGEAYFRNIVRHFKAHGGQVFICEVQPSLKEMLERNGLLHKIGEQYFYQHTGEAISAALQCIEPNH; encoded by the coding sequence ATGAAGATTAAGTGGTCGGGTAGGTATGAAGGCTATTCGATAGGGCATTTGAAGAAGGATTTGCTATCAGGTATTATTGTTGGAATTATTGCCGTTCCACTTGCCATGTCTTTTGCGATTGCTTCGGGAGTGAATCCAGAATACGGAATTTATACAGCGATTATTGCAGGGATACTTATTTCACTATTAGGAGGCTCTAAATATCAAATTGGCGGGCCAACAGGTGCGTTTGTGCCTGTGTTGCTTGGAATCGTTCTCGTTTACGGCTATGAAAATCTATTAATTGCGGGCTTAATGGCGGGGATTATGCTCGTTTTGATGGGGGTTTTTAAGCTAGGTACACTCATCAAATTTATTCCTCGCCCAGTTACGGTAGGGTTTACCGCTGGAATAGCAGTCATTATTTTTACAGGGCAAGTCGCGAATTTTTTAGGACTTTCGAATATGCAACAGCATGAAAAGTTTCATTTAAACATTTTAGAAATTGCAACCCATCTTACAACGTTGAATATGTATAGCGTGCTCGTTGCAATAATTAGTTTAGTCTTAATTTTATTGACCCCACGTCTATTACCAAAAGTTCCGGGGGCGTTAGTAGGAATTGTCCTCTCATCGATAATTGCGATATTGTTTTTACAAGATCAGGTGGCAACAATAGGTTCGACATATGGTACGATTCCAAATACATTACCACACTTTCGAATTCCAGAAATCACGTGGGAACGTATTTATTTACTACTTGGCCCAGCATTTGTCATTGCGATGCTAGGAGGGATCGAATCGTTATTGTCGGCAGTTGTTGCGGATGGTATGACAGGAGATAAGCATCATAGTAATCGAGAGTTAATTGGGCAAGGGGTTGCCAATATTGTGACGCCATTTTTCGGTGGAATTCCGGCTACAGGTGCCATTGCAAGGACAGCTACTAATATTAAAACAGGGGCTGCTTCACCGATGTCAGGTATTATTCATGGTGTTTTTGTATTATTAACGCTACTCGTATTAGCGCCATTAGCTGTGCATATCCCACTTGCAAGTTTGGCGCCAGTACTGATGATTGTCGCATGGAATATGAGTGAACGTCACCATTTTTTACATATTTTAAAGCAAAAATCGGGTGATTCACTTGTTTTGCTTATTACGTTTTTATTAACGGTTTTTATGAGCTTAACATTTGCTGTACAAGTTGGTTTAATACTCGCTGTCGTTCTTTTTGCGAAACGTATGAGTGAAATGCTTATTGTGACGAAAGTTTTACCGGATTTAAATATAAATGAAGGCAAGCTACAAGCCGATATTGTTTCACAAACACATGATTGCCCGCAAATTAGTGTGTATACAATAGAAGGACCTCTATTTTTTGGTGCTGCCCAAACATTTGAGCAAGCGATTATGAATACCGTTCAATCTAAGCCGAGCGTATTAATTTTAAGGATGGAGAAAGTTCCGTTTATTGACTCAACGGGCGAGGCATATTTCCGAAATATTGTTCGGCATTTTAAAGCGCATGGAGGGCAAGTGTTTATTTGTGAGGTTCAACCAAGCTTAAAAGAGATGCTGGAACGAAATGGGTTGCTTCATAAAATCGGGGAGCAATATTTTTATCAACATACAGGAGAAGCGATTTCTGCAGCGCTTCAATGTATTGAGCCAAACCATTGA
- a CDS encoding STAS domain-containing protein: protein MKFNMTLHPNQVLVIKLYGELDHHQTEKVRAQISKAILQGNVKLLIWNLEQLHFMDSSGIGLVLGRIRELRAVDGQTVILNPSETMQKIFQFSGLGGLIMEGSEQEVILQARGIVNG, encoded by the coding sequence GTGAAATTTAATATGACACTTCATCCAAATCAAGTTCTTGTCATTAAATTATATGGAGAGCTTGATCATCATCAAACAGAAAAGGTGCGCGCACAAATTTCCAAGGCGATTTTACAAGGGAATGTGAAGTTGCTTATTTGGAATTTAGAGCAATTGCACTTTATGGATAGTTCAGGTATTGGACTCGTGTTGGGGAGGATACGTGAGCTACGAGCGGTAGATGGGCAAACAGTCATTTTAAATCCATCTGAAACGATGCAAAAAATATTTCAATTTTCAGGGTTAGGTGGCTTAATTATGGAGGGCTCAGAGCAAGAGGTAATTTTACAGGCAAGGGGGATTGTCAATGGATAA
- the spoIIAB gene encoding anti-sigma F factor has translation MDNQMTLTFIARSENEGLARVAVTSFIAQLDPTIEELSECKTIVSEAVSNAIIHGYANNPDGIITIHAIRDGSAISVVIKDEGCGIEDIEQAREPLYTTKPEIERSGMGFTIMESFSDFLQVESNVGVGTVITFTKQISSARTLVT, from the coding sequence ATGGATAACCAAATGACACTAACGTTTATAGCACGCAGCGAAAATGAAGGACTTGCACGAGTTGCCGTGACAAGTTTTATTGCGCAATTAGACCCAACAATTGAAGAATTGTCCGAATGCAAAACAATTGTCTCAGAAGCTGTTTCAAATGCGATAATTCATGGCTACGCAAATAATCCAGATGGCATCATCACGATTCATGCGATTCGTGATGGGTCAGCAATTAGTGTTGTGATTAAAGATGAAGGATGTGGTATTGAGGACATTGAACAAGCGAGGGAACCACTGTACACGACAAAGCCAGAAATTGAACGCTCAGGAATGGGCTTTACAATTATGGAAAGTTTCTCAGATTTTTTGCAAGTTGAATCGAATGTCGGTGTTGGAACCGTCATTACGTTTACGAAACAAATATCTTCAGCACGCACACTTGTTACGTAA
- a CDS encoding SigF/SigG family RNA polymerase sporulation sigma factor, translating into MSNIEQSSETLLTQEQMRKLIASSQAGDKEARKTMIEGNTRLVWSIVQRFSSRGVELEDLFQIGCIGLMKSVDKFDLSYEVKFSTYAVPMIIGEIQRFLRDDGMVKVSRSIRELNFKIRHATDEYLKTNEKPPSIGELAQILNVTHDEILMAADAMRDPTSLHEQLFENDGDSITLMDQMKDDKSELPFDYIPLKELLKKLGKREQAIIYFRYYLDLTQTEIAERLGISQVQVSRLEKKILAQLKTWMDLTTTSKTVNK; encoded by the coding sequence ATGAGTAACATCGAACAGTCATCTGAAACGTTATTAACGCAAGAACAAATGAGAAAACTCATTGCTAGTTCGCAAGCCGGTGATAAAGAAGCACGAAAAACGATGATTGAAGGGAATACACGACTTGTTTGGTCGATTGTTCAACGATTTTCATCAAGGGGTGTTGAATTAGAGGACTTGTTTCAAATCGGGTGCATCGGCTTAATGAAATCGGTTGATAAATTTGATTTATCCTATGAGGTGAAATTTTCAACGTATGCAGTTCCGATGATTATCGGTGAAATTCAACGATTTTTAAGGGACGATGGCATGGTGAAAGTGAGTCGATCGATTCGAGAGCTCAATTTTAAAATTCGCCATGCAACGGATGAATATTTAAAAACAAATGAAAAACCGCCTTCGATTGGGGAGCTTGCACAAATTTTAAATGTGACACATGATGAAATTTTAATGGCCGCCGATGCGATGCGTGACCCGACAAGCCTTCATGAACAGTTATTTGAAAATGATGGGGATTCCATTACATTAATGGATCAGATGAAGGACGATAAATCGGAACTACCTTTTGACTATATCCCGCTAAAAGAGTTACTCAAAAAGCTAGGGAAACGAGAACAAGCCATTATTTACTTCCGCTATTATTTGGATTTAACCCAAACAGAAATTGCGGAACGACTCGGAATATCCCAAGTACAAGTATCGCGTCTTGAAAAGAAAATACTCGCACAGCTAAAAACTTGGATGGATTTAACAACGACTTCAAAGACGGTGAATAAATAA